In one Streptomyces sp. T12 genomic region, the following are encoded:
- the mqnC gene encoding cyclic dehypoxanthinyl futalosine synthase, whose translation MTEKADLTSFDVTAVLDRAAAGGRITPEEALGLYRDAPLHALGAAADAVRRRKYAGTEHIATYIIERNINYTNVCVTACKFCAFYAAPKDKDKGWTRDLDDILRRCAETVELGGTQIMFQGGHHPDYGVEYYEKHFRAIKEAFPQLVIHSLGASEVEHMARISGVSVEEAITRIHEAGLDSFAGAGAELLPARPRKAIAPLKESGERWLEIMEAAHRLGVESTSTMLMGTGETNAERIEHLRMIRDVQDRTGGFRAFIPYTYQPENNHLKGRTQATIFEYLRMIAIARLFMDNIQHIQGSWLTTGKEIGQLSLHYGADDLGSIMLEENVVSSAGAKHRSNRLEIIDLIRKAGRVPAQRTTTYEHIVVHDDPANDPVDERVASHISSTAIEGGTAHPELKLLASN comes from the coding sequence TCACCCCGGAGGAGGCGCTCGGCCTCTACCGCGACGCCCCGCTGCACGCACTGGGCGCCGCCGCCGACGCCGTACGCCGCCGCAAGTACGCGGGCACCGAGCACATCGCGACGTACATCATCGAGCGCAACATCAACTACACGAACGTGTGCGTCACGGCGTGCAAGTTCTGCGCCTTCTACGCCGCCCCCAAGGACAAGGACAAGGGCTGGACCCGGGACCTGGACGACATCCTGCGGCGCTGCGCCGAGACGGTGGAGCTGGGTGGCACCCAGATCATGTTCCAGGGCGGTCACCACCCGGACTACGGCGTCGAGTACTACGAGAAGCACTTCCGCGCCATCAAGGAAGCGTTCCCGCAGCTCGTCATCCACAGCCTGGGGGCGAGCGAGGTCGAGCACATGGCCCGGATCTCCGGTGTGTCGGTCGAGGAGGCCATCACCCGGATCCACGAGGCCGGGCTCGACTCCTTCGCGGGCGCCGGCGCCGAGCTGCTGCCCGCGCGGCCGCGCAAGGCCATCGCCCCGCTGAAGGAGAGCGGTGAGCGCTGGCTGGAGATCATGGAGGCGGCGCACCGCCTCGGTGTCGAGTCGACGTCGACGATGCTCATGGGCACGGGCGAGACCAACGCCGAGCGGATCGAGCACCTGCGGATGATCCGTGACGTCCAGGACCGGACGGGTGGCTTCCGGGCCTTCATCCCGTACACCTACCAGCCCGAGAACAACCACCTGAAGGGCCGTACGCAGGCCACGATCTTCGAGTACCTGCGGATGATCGCCATCGCGCGGCTGTTCATGGACAACATCCAGCACATCCAGGGGTCCTGGCTGACGACCGGCAAGGAGATCGGCCAGCTGTCGCTGCACTACGGCGCCGACGACCTCGGCTCGATCATGCTGGAGGAGAACGTCGTCTCCTCGGCCGGCGCCAAGCACCGCTCCAACCGGCTGGAGATCATCGACCTGATCCGCAAGGCGGGGCGGGTCCCGGCGCAGCGGACGACGACGTACGAGCACATCGTGGTCCACGACGACCCGGCGAACGACCCGGTCGACGAGCGGGTCGCGTCCCACATCTCGTCCACGGCGATCGAGGGCGGCACGGCCCACCCCGAGCTGAAGCTTCTGGCCTCCAACTGA